The stretch of DNA TCCTGTCGTATCGATGCCACGTATCTCCTTCGTATGGTGATAATTTTATATTTTCTTGGCGATAACCGAACCTCGGCATGCGAAACGATGATGGCACGGGTTGGCGTCAGTCGTTGAACGCCTCGCTGGTCGTGAGTCCAACGAAAAACTTTGATGCGCCACGTGATGGGATGGATCTCATGATTAGTGATTTTCATCTGTACATTGTTTTTATAATGCGGAATGTTCATGATGCTCGGATCGAACAGGAGTTCGCTTGCCCATGTGCTGGCACAGGGAAACACGGCCGCACAACCAGCAATCATCGAGGCGATAAATTTCATAAGATCTTCTCATGAATAAAATGATGGACGTGACGAGAAATCGCGATTTCTAATCACGCCCACCGCTTCGTTTAGATTATTGAATATAATTGACACTCAGGTTGACGTTCTGGCTGCCATTAAGAGGGCCATTGGCAAACACTTTGGTTTGCGAGCTGTTGGCGATGAACGAGAACGTCCATGACGCCCCGGCCGACAAGCCGTTCCAATATGTGTCGTTACTGACCTGCGTGGTTGTATATCCGCATTTTCCACTGGTGCATATTTTAGCCTGCACAGTCCATGAACTGGGATTTCGCGAGTTGTAGGGCAGGGAGTTGTACCCCCACCTCACATTTGCTCCTGAAATTTTAGCGGAGGTTGATGTTCCGATGAGGGAGTTGATCGGCCCTGACATGTTATACCAGTAATTCGTCTGGTATATTGCGGGGTGTGGACCGCTGTTTCCCCAACTGCCATTGGCCGCGCCCGCATCGTCGACGGCGATGAAGCCGAGGGCGAGGGCGACCACCGATTTGACGAGCGCCATATTCACCGTCTTGAAGTCAATCATGCGATTTTCATCCTCTTGAGATGGCAAAGACTTCGTCACAAGAACAAGCCGCTCCAGATATGGCGATCATATCCCTGTCAAATGCCAAAGCTACAGTCGTCACGCGGTAGCTTGGCGCTCCAAATCCTGCGATTTGTTGCGGCAACGCAAAAAATCCCTTTCAGCAACAAGGGGCAACTGCGTTTTTTAACATATTGACAAGTTTTTTAACTCATGACAGATTCGAATGGGACGACTAAACTCAAATGAATGATAAGGCCCGCCGTGACCTCCTCGCCTCCGTCGAGAGCGATTGCGAGCGGCAGCGACTCCACTCGGCTCTCGGCTCCATCACACCCGAGCCGTCCGAGCGGAACGCAGGCTGATCCCCGTATCCGCGAAAACCGGGGAGGGTCAGGAACCCGGACCCATCCTTTTTCCAAGACAACCCTGCCCTCTCCGGGGCAGGTCGCGGTGAAACCTCGCTCACCTGCCTCGACCGAACCTGCCTCGATCGAGGCGCCGCGCCGCCGGCCCCCAGGCGCAAAACTTTATCTGCGGCCCCCGATGGTGTAGGCGCGGCGATCCGTTCCGCCCGCCCGCGGCGTGCGCCCTCCCCGGGGCGACGCCGCCCCCGAGGTCGCTCCCGATGTCCACCCGCCTCGCCGACACCTTCGCCCGCTGCCGCGCGGACAAGCGCGCCGCCCTCGTCACCTACGTGATGGCCGGCGATCCCGACCCCGAGACCTCGCTCCAGGTGCTGCGCGCCCTGCCGGAAGCCGGGGCCGACATCGTCGAGTTCGGCCTGCCCTTCACCGATCCGATGGCCGACGGGCCGGCGATCCAGGCGGCAGGCCTGCGGGCGCTCAAGGTCGGCCAGACCCTCGCCGGCACCCTCGAGCTGATGCGCCGCTTCCGGGCCGGGAATGCCGGCACGCCGGTGATCCTGATGGGCTACTACAACCCGATCTACACCTACGGCGTCGCCCGCTTCCTCGACGAGGCCAAGACGGCCGGCATCGACGGGCTGATCGTGGTCGACCTGCCGCCGGAGGAGGACGACGAGCTCTGCCTGCCGACGCTCGAGGCCGGCCTCGCCTTCATCCGTCTCGCCACCCCGACCACCGACGAGGCCCGCCTGCCGGCGGTGCTCGCGAACACCTCGGGCTTCGTCTACTACGTGTCGATCACCGGCATCACCGGCACGGCGACCCCGGATTTCGGCGTGGTCGGCGGCGCGGTCGAGCGCATCCGCCGCCACACCGACCTGCCGGTGGTGGTGGGCTTCGGCGTCAAGAGCGGCGAGCACGCCGCGTCGATCGCCCGCTACGCCGACGGCGTCGTGGTCGGCTCGGCGATCGTCGACGCGCTCGCCCGCACCCTCGACGGCGAGGGCCGGGCCGGCGCGGGCTCGGTCGAGGCGGTGACGACGCTCGTGCGCGATCTCGCCGCCGGCGTGCGCGCCGGCCGGGCGGGCTGAGGCGACAGACCCCATATCACCGAACACGATTCCGACGACCGAGGAGCGATCATGGTCGAGGCGATGAACTGGATCTCCGAGGTCGTGCGGCCGAAGATCAAGACGCTGTTCAAGCGCGAGACGCCGGAGAACCTCTGGGTGAAATGCCCGGAGACCGGCCAGATGGTGTTCCACAAGGAGGTGGAGGCCAATGGCTGGGTGATCCCCGGCTCCGAGCATCACCTGCGCATCACCGCGCAGCAGCGCCTGAAGCTGATGTTCGACCAGGGCACCTGGCTCGACGTGCCGCTGCCCGACGCGCCGGCCGACCCCCTGAAGTTCCGCGACGAGAAGCGCTACGCCGACCGGCTCAAGGATGCCCGCGCCAAGACCGGGATGACCGATGCGTTCAAGGTCGGGTTCGGGCGCGTCGGCGGCCTGCCGATGACGCTGGCGGTGCAGGATTTCGGCTTCATGGGCGGCTCGCTCGGCATGGCGGCCGGCGAGGCCTTCGTGCGCGGCGCCGAGACCGCGCTCGAGAAACGCACCCCCTACGTGCTGTTCGCGGCCTCCGGCGGCGCGCGGATGCAGGAGGGCATCCTGTCGCTGATGCAGATGCCCCGCACCACCGTGGCGGTGCGCCGGCTTAACCAGGCCCGCCTGCCCTACATCGTGGTGCTGACGAACCCGACCACCGGCGGCGTCACCGCCTCCTACGCCATGCTCGGCGACGTGCATCTCGCCGAGCCGGGGGCGCTGATCGGATTTGCCGGCCCGCGGGTGATCGAGCAGACCATCCGCGAGAAGCTGCCCGACGGCTTCCAGCGCGCCGAGTACCTGAAGGAGCACGGCATGGTCGACCAGGTCGTGCATCGGCGCGACCTGAAGGTCACCATCGCGCGCCTGTGCGGGCTGCTGATGCAGGTGCCGGCGGACGGCCTGGCACCGGCCGAGGCCAAGGTGGAGCCGAAGCCCGAGGTCAAGGCCGTGCCGGCGTGAGGCATGGCGGGGACGGGGCGGGCCCGCCTCCGGCAAAGGCCGGGCTTGCGGGTCCGCCCCGCCTCTGATCCTCTCTCGCGCCCCGCCCCCGACGGGCGGCGGGCCAGGTCGACATCCCCCGCGAGAACGCCGCGCGAGACCCTTGATGGAATCCTCCGACGCCCTGATGGCGCGCTTCCTCGCGCTGCATCCGCGCACCATCGATTTGTCGCTGGGCCGGATCCAGCGCCTGCTCGCGGCGTTGGGGCATCCCGAGCGGCGGCTGCCGCCGGTGATCCACGTGGCCGGCACCAACGGCAAGGGCTCGACCATCGCCACCATGCGGGCGATCCTGGAGGCCGGTGGGCTCTCGGCCCACGTCTACACCTCGCCCCATCTTGTGCGCTTCCACGAGCGCATCCGCCTCGGCGCGGTCGGCGGCGGCCGCTTCGTGCCCGAGGAGCGGCTGGCCGAGGCCTTCGCCCGCTGCGAGGCGGTGAATGCCGGCGAGCCGATCACGGTCTTCGAGATCACCACCGCGGCGGCCCTGCTGCTCTTCTCCGAGGCGCCCGCCGACGTGCTGCTGCTCGAGGTCGGCTTGGGCGGCCGGGTCGACGCCACCAACGTCATCGACCGGCCGGCCTGCGCCGTGGTGACGCCGATCGGCCGCGACCATGCGGAGTATCTCGGCGACACCGTCGAGGCGGTGGCCGGCGAGAAGGCCGGCATCTTCAAGCGCGGCTGCCCGGCGGTGATCGCACCCCAGGACTACGCCCAGGCCGACGCGGTGCTGTGCGCCCGGGCCGAGGCGGTCGGCGCGACGCCGATCCTCGTCGGCAACCAGGATTTCTCCGCCCACGAGGAGCGCGGCCGGCTGGTCTACCAGGACGAGGACGGGCTGCTCGATTTGCCGCGGCCGCGGCTTGCCGGGCGCCACCAGATCGTCAATGCCGGCACGGCGATCGCGGCCCTGCGCGCCGCGGGCTTCGGCGACATCGGCACCGAGGCCTTCGAGGCCGGGCTCGCCGCCGTCGAATGGCCGGGCAGGCTGCAGCGCCTGCGCCGGGGCCGCCTCGCCGGCCTGGTTCCGGCCGGCTCGGAACTCTGGCTCGACGGCGGCCACAACATCGATGGCGGGCGCATCCTCGCCGCCGCGATGGCGGACCTGCAGGAGCGCGGCGACGCGCCGCTCGTCCTCGTCAGCGCCCTGCTCGGCACCAAGGACGCCGAAGGATTCCTGGCAAATTTCGCCGGGCTCGCCCGTTTCCTGGTGGCGGTGCCGCTGCCGGGCCAGCTGGCGGCGCGGCCGGCCGAGGAGGTGGCGGAGATCGCCGGGCGCGTGGGCCTCTCCGCCACGACGGCGCCGAGCGTCGAGGCGGCCCTGGTCTCGCTCGGCGACCGGGCCTGGGAGCGGCCGCCGCGGGTGCTGATCTGCGGCTCGCTCTACCTCGCGGGCGCCGTGCTCGCCGCCAACGGCACCCCCCCGACCTGACTCGGGCCCCCTGACGCGGCCGGGGAGCCGTGGCGGCGCGAGACAATCCTTACCGCTTCGTAAACGGACCGGGCCGGCAAGATCATTTTCCGAGGGGGAAACCCGGGATGGTTTGCCGACAGGCTTGACATTTTCCAGGCTCCGCTCGCCGCCCGTGTCGTTGCCGCACCGATGTGGCCGAACTGCTACATCGTGCACGAGGGAAATGGTCTAGCTTGGTGTCGATCGGGGAACCTGCTGGGGACCATCATGAAGAAACTCCTGAGTGCTTTCGCTGCCTTCACCGCGCTGACCGCCGCCGCTTCGGCCGCGGACCTGCCGCGCCGCGTCGCTCCGCCGCCGGTCTTCACGCCGGTGCCGGTCTTCACCTGGACCGGCTTCTACGCCGGTTTCAACGCCGGCTACGGCTTCAACACCGCTGACACCCGCGCCCCGACCGTGATCGGCGTGCCGGCCGGCACCACCGCCGCCAACAGCGTGTTCATCAACCAGTTCGGCCAGCCGGCCACCGGCGTGCTCGCCTTCGGCAACCGCAACAGCAACGACGGCTTCGTCGGCGGCGGCCAGGTCGGCTACAACTACCAGCTCACCCCGGGCTCGGGCGTGGTCATCGGTATCGAGGCCGACGCCCAGTACGTCGACTTCGGCCGCAGCCGCAACCGCTTCGCCTTCGCGACCGTTCCGGGCGGCGGCATTGCCCCGGGCACCCTGGTGTTCAACCCGAACGGCATCTCGGGCCTGGACTTCTTCGGCACCGTGCGCGGCCGTCTCGGCTACGCCTGGGACCGCACCCTCGTGTACGCCACCGGCGGTTTCGCCTACGGCTCGGGCGGTGGTCGCGACTTCGGTCTGACCAACGCGTCGCGTGACGACTTCCAGACCGGCTGGACCGTCGGCGGCGGCGTCGAGTACGCTCTGCCCACCGACTCGTTCCTGAACTTCTTCCGTTCGTCGGCCGTGACCCTCAAGGTCGAAGGCCTGTACGTGAAGCTCGACCAGGGCAACCGCAACAACGGCGTGTTCACCCAGACCGCCAACGGCACGCAGTACTCGGTGTTCTCGCCGGGCGTCGTGTCGGTCGGCCCGGCCAACCTGTACCGTCGCGAGACCGAGTTCGCGGTCGTCCGCGCCGGCCTGAACTACAAGTTCGGCTCGTACTAGGACCTACCATCCGTCACTGCGACGGAGCGGAGCCCGGCCTCACGGCCGGGCTTTTCGCGTTGTGGGTCCGGGAGAACGCCCCGATGAAGCGGACCGGGATACGCCGCACGACCGCGGCGGGTCCGAAGGCATCGTCGGTATGGATATCCGAATGGGGACGGAAAAACGGCACGAGGCGCGACACCACCGCGCCGGTCTGTCCGGGCTGGAGGCGATGACCCTCGCTTCCGCGCGCACCTTCCCGCGTCACGGGCACGACCAGCTGGGGATCGGGGTCATCGTGGCGGGCGGCCACCGCTCATGGAGCGGCCGCGGTCCCGTCGAGGCCCTCGCGGGCGACGTCATCACCGTCAATCCGGGCGAGATCCACGACGGCGCGCCGATGCGGGCCGAGCCGCGGACTTGGCGGATGCTCTATGTCGAGCCCCACCTCCTCGATGATCTTCTGCGCGAGACGAGGCCCGGCCGCGTCGAGATCACCTGCCCTGCCGTGAGTGACCGGGCGCTTGCCGCCCATATCACCCGACTCTTCGCCGAACTGACCGCGCCCGCCCCGGCACCCCTCGCAATCGAGGAGACGATGGTGCGGGCATTGACGTACCTCGTCTCGCACTACGGCAGCCGCCCAGTGCCACGTCCGGGGCCACCGCCCTGCGTGAGCCGCGCCCTGCGCCGGATCGAGGAGGCCCCTGAGCGGCCGACGACCCTGGCGGAGCTGGCCGGGCTGTCGGGGATCGGCCGGTTCCAGCTCCTGCGCGGCTTTTCCCGCGCGGTCGGCACCACGCCGCACGCCTATCTGGTGCAGCAGCGTGTCCGATTGGCCCGCCGCCTCCTCGCGGCCGGCCGCAACCCCGCGGAAGCCGCAGTGGAATCGGGCTTCGCGGAACAGAGCCACATGACCCGTGCCTTCGTCCGTCAGTTCGGCGTGACGCCCGCCCGCACCCGGTCGGCCCTCGCCTGAGGCGCAATCGCGTTCAAGACCGCGGCGCGTCCGCACGCGACAACGCCCATGGAAACCGGACGCGACGCGGGGAACGCAATGGGACAGGATCAGACCTATATTCACGGCTACGCGGTGGCGGAGGACCGTCGCCTGCACGATCAGGCGGCGACGCTCGAAGAACTCCTGCACCACGATCTTACCTTCCCGGCCGGAAGTATCGTGCTGGAGGCAGGGAGCGGGGTCGGAGCCCAGACGATCCCGCTCCTGAGGCGCAACCCCGGCATCCGGCTCACCTGCCTGGACAGATCTGCGCCCTCCCTCGACGCGGCCCGGGCGCGTCTCTGCGCGGCCGGCCTGCCCCTCCCCGAATTCCGGCAGGCGGATTTGCGCGCGATGCCCTTTTCGGACGGCGCCTTCGATCACGCCTTCGTCTGCTTCGTGCTGGAACACCTGCCGGAGCCGGAAGCGGCCCTCGCCGAGCTACGCCGCGTTGTGCGCCCGGGTGGAAGTCTCACGGTGATCGAGGGCGATCATGGTTCCGTCCTCCTCCATCCCGACGACGAGGCCGCCCGGGCGGCGATCGCCTGCCAGGTGGCGCTGCAGCGGGCGGCCAGCGGGGATGCCCGCATCGGCCGCCGGCTCGCCCCCCTCCTCGTAGGCGCCGGGTTCACCGCGGTACGGGTTTCGCCGCGCCCGGTTCTTGCCGATGCGACCCGGCCGGCCCTGGTGGATGGGTTCGTCCGCCGCACCTCCACGGCGATGGTCGCCGGAATCCGGGACGAGGCCATGCAGGCGGGGCTGACCGACGCGGCGGCGTTCGAGGCCGGCTTGCGTGGGCTCCTGCGCACGGCGGAGGGAGACGGCACCTTCGGCTACACGTTCTTCAAGGCCACGGCCGTCGTCCCGTCCGTTCACCGGTAATCGTTCGGATCGAGGCCGTGGCGGGCGATCTTGTCGTAGAGGGTCTTGCGGGGCGTCCCCAGGGCCTCGGCCGCCACCCGCACGTCGCCGCCGGCCATGATCAGCTCGTCGCGGATCAGGCCGCGCTCGTGGCGGTCCATCTGCTCGGCGAGCGTCGCGGGCTTGGCCGGCTCAGGCACGGCCGGGCCGGTGGGGCTGAGCCCCAAGGCGCAGCGCTCGGCGAAATGGCCGAGCTCGCGGACGTTGCCGGGCCAGTCGTGCCGGCTCAGATGCTCG from Methylobacterium aquaticum encodes:
- the trpA gene encoding tryptophan synthase subunit alpha, which codes for MSTRLADTFARCRADKRAALVTYVMAGDPDPETSLQVLRALPEAGADIVEFGLPFTDPMADGPAIQAAGLRALKVGQTLAGTLELMRRFRAGNAGTPVILMGYYNPIYTYGVARFLDEAKTAGIDGLIVVDLPPEEDDELCLPTLEAGLAFIRLATPTTDEARLPAVLANTSGFVYYVSITGITGTATPDFGVVGGAVERIRRHTDLPVVVGFGVKSGEHAASIARYADGVVVGSAIVDALARTLDGEGRAGAGSVEAVTTLVRDLAAGVRAGRAG
- the accD gene encoding acetyl-CoA carboxylase, carboxyltransferase subunit beta; this translates as MVEAMNWISEVVRPKIKTLFKRETPENLWVKCPETGQMVFHKEVEANGWVIPGSEHHLRITAQQRLKLMFDQGTWLDVPLPDAPADPLKFRDEKRYADRLKDARAKTGMTDAFKVGFGRVGGLPMTLAVQDFGFMGGSLGMAAGEAFVRGAETALEKRTPYVLFAASGGARMQEGILSLMQMPRTTVAVRRLNQARLPYIVVLTNPTTGGVTASYAMLGDVHLAEPGALIGFAGPRVIEQTIREKLPDGFQRAEYLKEHGMVDQVVHRRDLKVTIARLCGLLMQVPADGLAPAEAKVEPKPEVKAVPA
- a CDS encoding bifunctional folylpolyglutamate synthase/dihydrofolate synthase, which gives rise to MESSDALMARFLALHPRTIDLSLGRIQRLLAALGHPERRLPPVIHVAGTNGKGSTIATMRAILEAGGLSAHVYTSPHLVRFHERIRLGAVGGGRFVPEERLAEAFARCEAVNAGEPITVFEITTAAALLLFSEAPADVLLLEVGLGGRVDATNVIDRPACAVVTPIGRDHAEYLGDTVEAVAGEKAGIFKRGCPAVIAPQDYAQADAVLCARAEAVGATPILVGNQDFSAHEERGRLVYQDEDGLLDLPRPRLAGRHQIVNAGTAIAALRAAGFGDIGTEAFEAGLAAVEWPGRLQRLRRGRLAGLVPAGSELWLDGGHNIDGGRILAAAMADLQERGDAPLVLVSALLGTKDAEGFLANFAGLARFLVAVPLPGQLAARPAEEVAEIAGRVGLSATTAPSVEAALVSLGDRAWERPPRVLICGSLYLAGAVLAANGTPPT
- a CDS encoding outer membrane protein gives rise to the protein MKKLLSAFAAFTALTAAASAADLPRRVAPPPVFTPVPVFTWTGFYAGFNAGYGFNTADTRAPTVIGVPAGTTAANSVFINQFGQPATGVLAFGNRNSNDGFVGGGQVGYNYQLTPGSGVVIGIEADAQYVDFGRSRNRFAFATVPGGGIAPGTLVFNPNGISGLDFFGTVRGRLGYAWDRTLVYATGGFAYGSGGGRDFGLTNASRDDFQTGWTVGGGVEYALPTDSFLNFFRSSAVTLKVEGLYVKLDQGNRNNGVFTQTANGTQYSVFSPGVVSVGPANLYRRETEFAVVRAGLNYKFGSY
- a CDS encoding AraC family transcriptional regulator; the protein is MTLASARTFPRHGHDQLGIGVIVAGGHRSWSGRGPVEALAGDVITVNPGEIHDGAPMRAEPRTWRMLYVEPHLLDDLLRETRPGRVEITCPAVSDRALAAHITRLFAELTAPAPAPLAIEETMVRALTYLVSHYGSRPVPRPGPPPCVSRALRRIEEAPERPTTLAELAGLSGIGRFQLLRGFSRAVGTTPHAYLVQQRVRLARRLLAAGRNPAEAAVESGFAEQSHMTRAFVRQFGVTPARTRSALA
- a CDS encoding methyltransferase domain-containing protein, with amino-acid sequence MGQDQTYIHGYAVAEDRRLHDQAATLEELLHHDLTFPAGSIVLEAGSGVGAQTIPLLRRNPGIRLTCLDRSAPSLDAARARLCAAGLPLPEFRQADLRAMPFSDGAFDHAFVCFVLEHLPEPEAALAELRRVVRPGGSLTVIEGDHGSVLLHPDDEAARAAIACQVALQRAASGDARIGRRLAPLLVGAGFTAVRVSPRPVLADATRPALVDGFVRRTSTAMVAGIRDEAMQAGLTDAAAFEAGLRGLLRTAEGDGTFGYTFFKATAVVPSVHR